The proteins below come from a single Methyloprofundus sedimenti genomic window:
- the epmB gene encoding EF-P beta-lysylation protein EpmB, with amino-acid sequence MTAHISTWQQELASAFSKPEDLLLYLDIDSQAFSHLSRHDFAMRVPLSYANCMQKGKLDDPLLMQVLPIADELSNPAEFQNDPVGDLSALTENCIIHKYQGRVLFITTGGCAINCRFCFRRNFPYAEVQLNKHKEATALGYIQDNPDIHEVILSGGDPLLLSDQRLNDLMQKLSRIAHLKRIRIHTRLPIVLPARITSELISILKNSPIPIIIVTHCNHANELSVQVITACRALKQPNITLLNQSVLLKGINDNTQILQSLSEQLFAAGILPYYLHLLDKAKGTAHFEITQTKALKIHQALQHVLPGYLVPKLVKEQAGEAAKTLIV; translated from the coding sequence ATGACGGCTCACATATCCACCTGGCAACAAGAATTAGCTTCAGCCTTTAGCAAACCAGAGGACTTACTTCTGTATCTAGATATTGATTCTCAAGCGTTCTCTCATCTGTCCAGGCATGATTTCGCTATGCGCGTGCCTTTAAGTTATGCAAATTGCATGCAAAAAGGTAAGCTTGATGACCCTTTACTTATGCAGGTTTTGCCTATAGCTGATGAACTCAGTAATCCAGCGGAGTTTCAAAATGATCCTGTCGGTGACTTATCCGCATTAACCGAAAACTGCATTATTCATAAATATCAGGGACGTGTTTTATTCATTACAACTGGAGGCTGTGCAATTAATTGCCGCTTTTGTTTCAGACGCAATTTTCCTTATGCTGAAGTGCAATTAAATAAACATAAGGAAGCCACCGCACTAGGCTATATTCAGGATAATCCTGATATTCATGAGGTTATTTTGAGCGGAGGAGATCCCTTGCTTTTAAGTGACCAAAGACTAAATGATTTAATGCAGAAATTATCGCGTATAGCACATCTTAAACGCATACGCATTCATACTCGGCTACCTATCGTTCTGCCGGCACGCATTACATCTGAACTAATATCGATACTCAAAAATTCACCCATCCCCATTATTATAGTCACGCATTGCAATCATGCTAATGAGCTGAGTGTGCAAGTAATAACAGCATGTCGTGCATTAAAGCAGCCAAATATTACTTTATTGAATCAATCGGTGTTATTAAAAGGTATTAATGATAATACGCAAATTTTGCAATCCTTAAGTGAACAGCTTTTTGCAGCCGGGATCTTGCCTTACTATTTACATTTATTAGATAAGGCGAAAGGGACTGCGCATTTTGAAATAACTCAAACCAAGGCGTTAAAAATACATCAAGCATTACAACATGTATTACCAGGGTATTTAGTGCCTAAGCTGGTTAAAGAGCAAGCAGGAGAAGCAGCGAAAACCTTGATAGTGTAG
- the efp gene encoding elongation factor P has product MATYSTSEFKGGLKLMMDGDPCSIIENEIVKPGKGQAFNRVKLRNLKTGRVIERTFKSGESLEGADVIDLDMQYLYNDGEFFHFMNPDSFEQYQADETAVADTKLWLKDQAMCILTLWNNAPISVTPPNFVELEITETDPGLKGDTSGGGGKPATLETGAVVRVPLFVQIGELIKVDTRTGEYVSRAKA; this is encoded by the coding sequence ATGGCGACTTATAGTACAAGTGAGTTTAAAGGTGGATTAAAGTTAATGATGGATGGAGATCCCTGTTCCATTATCGAGAATGAGATTGTTAAGCCTGGAAAAGGACAAGCCTTTAACCGCGTAAAATTAAGAAACTTAAAAACAGGACGTGTCATTGAGCGCACATTCAAATCGGGTGAGTCTCTTGAAGGGGCGGATGTTATCGATTTAGATATGCAATATTTGTACAATGATGGTGAGTTTTTCCATTTTATGAATCCGGATTCTTTTGAGCAATATCAGGCGGATGAGACTGCGGTTGCCGATACAAAATTATGGTTAAAAGATCAGGCCATGTGTATCCTGACTTTATGGAATAATGCACCGATTAGTGTGACACCACCCAATTTTGTGGAACTGGAAATAACAGAAACTGACCCTGGTTTAAAAGGTGATACCTCGGGTGGCGGTGGTAAGCCAGCAACACTGGAAACAGGGGCTGTAGTGCGAGTGCCCTTATTTGTGCAGATTGGTGAGTTGATTAAAGTTGATACGCGTACTGGCGAATATGTCTCACGAGCAAAAGCTTAA
- the epmA gene encoding EF-P lysine aminoacylase EpmA, whose translation MITTWQPSCSLELIRLRAKLLHEIRSFFYAENVLEVETPILCQAIGTDPYLDFFSTSQLSANQPVLYLQTSPEFAMKRLLAAQTGSIYQITKAFRKAESGRLHNPEFSMLEWYRVGYNLSGLMDDVELLLSRFLAAERFSDPAERISYADVFLQYTGLNALVFDLSAYSCVAEKLGFPEAKQLCADDHPTWLDFLFSHSVQQHLGKTGLCMVYDYPACLPSLARLNLDNPLTVARVEVFIDGIELANGYYELTDLAQQSSRFDQEILLRDKNGAAKVHKDERFLAALQSGLPHCSGIAMGLDRLLMIISQKNHIDEVLAFPIENA comes from the coding sequence ATGATAACTACCTGGCAACCCAGTTGTTCATTAGAGCTTATCCGTTTACGGGCCAAATTATTACACGAGATCAGAAGTTTTTTTTATGCTGAAAATGTTCTCGAAGTTGAGACACCGATCCTTTGCCAGGCGATTGGAACTGACCCGTATTTAGATTTTTTTTCAACCAGTCAGTTGTCAGCAAATCAGCCTGTTTTATATCTGCAAACATCGCCTGAATTTGCCATGAAGCGTTTGTTAGCAGCACAGACAGGGTCTATTTATCAGATTACAAAAGCCTTCAGAAAAGCCGAGTCAGGGCGGTTGCACAACCCTGAGTTCAGCATGCTGGAGTGGTACAGGGTAGGCTATAATTTATCAGGATTGATGGATGATGTAGAGCTGTTATTGAGCCGGTTTTTAGCTGCTGAACGTTTTTCAGATCCGGCAGAACGCATAAGTTACGCTGATGTGTTTCTGCAATATACGGGTTTAAATGCGCTAGTGTTTGATTTAAGTGCATATAGCTGCGTCGCTGAAAAACTGGGTTTCCCGGAGGCAAAACAGCTATGTGCAGATGATCATCCTACCTGGCTGGATTTTTTATTTAGTCATAGTGTGCAGCAACATTTAGGTAAAACAGGATTGTGTATGGTCTATGATTATCCGGCGTGTCTACCTTCATTGGCACGATTGAACCTTGATAATCCACTCACAGTAGCACGGGTGGAAGTCTTTATAGACGGGATAGAACTCGCCAATGGCTATTATGAATTAACGGATTTAGCGCAACAAAGCAGCCGCTTTGATCAGGAAATTTTGCTCCGGGATAAAAATGGCGCAGCAAAAGTACACAAGGACGAACGCTTTTTAGCGGCTCTGCAAAGTGGCCTGCCGCATTGTTCTGGTATCGCCATGGGTTTAGATCGATTATTAATGATAATAAGTCAAAAAAATCATATCGACGAGGTTTTAGCATTTCCTATAGAAAATGCTTAG
- the bamA gene encoding outer membrane protein assembly factor BamA — translation MKFKFFLPICLLLLSLSSIVHGEEQGFIVQDIRVTGLQRISVGTVFNYLPVNIGEKLLNKNIAPAIRALFKTGFFRDISMRQEGGVLVIEVVERPSIAEIKIEGNDDLKTDDLLTALTSIGLAKGTVFNRQILDKVEQELRRQYFSHGKYSLKIDTKVIPLERNRVSININISEGAVAKIKSIDIIGNKAFTEKDLLKNFELSTTGILSFYTKDDQYSKQKLSADLERLRSYYLDRGYINFTIKSTQVSITSDKKDIYVVVNVEEGDIFTLGSVKLSGNLVVPPEELIALLQVGPTEVFSRKNATLTSKAISDRLGEEGYAFANVNMVPDIHNDTKTVDMTFFIDPADRAYVRRISMHGNLKTRDAVLRREMRQMEGAWASSVKIERSKARLSRLGYFDNVGIETPKVPGTRDQLDLNFSVTEKSSGNLMAGIGYSQTQGIIYNASVTQDNIFGSGKRVSLNFNKSDVSTLYSLGFTNPYFTRDGVSLGYNFLYKKTDGAAANISNYLTDIISGGVNFGFPINENQRINLGIDIKHTTIKEGDFAPPELPLWIEQNGSSFLTFPITLGWVRDTLDKPIFPTEGSQQRLSGLVTIPGSDLTYYKVSAKDQHYFSIAKDLVIKVMGSFAYGNGYGDTESLPFFDNYFGGGVNSVRGWRDNTLGPQDHCNPPVTDNPCGTGEARPYGGNIKIIGNTELIFPIPFMSDVESVRLMAFFDIGSIQGPYTQQNANGDLETVTPGFSFSDFRYSTGLAAKWLSPFGALQVSYAIPLNDQEGDQIQAFQFSFGSQF, via the coding sequence ATGAAATTTAAATTTTTCCTCCCTATATGTTTGCTGTTATTGTCACTTTCTTCAATCGTACACGGTGAAGAGCAAGGCTTCATCGTACAGGATATTCGTGTAACAGGCCTGCAACGGATATCAGTCGGAACAGTATTTAATTACCTGCCGGTCAATATAGGCGAAAAACTGCTGAATAAAAATATTGCTCCCGCGATTCGAGCTTTATTTAAAACAGGTTTTTTTCGCGATATTTCCATGCGTCAGGAAGGCGGTGTACTCGTGATAGAGGTGGTGGAACGTCCTTCCATAGCGGAAATCAAGATAGAAGGGAATGATGATCTGAAAACGGATGATTTGTTAACGGCGTTAACCAGCATTGGGTTGGCTAAAGGGACGGTATTCAATCGACAAATTCTGGATAAGGTAGAACAGGAATTAAGGCGTCAATATTTTAGTCATGGTAAATACAGCTTAAAAATTGATACTAAAGTAATACCTCTGGAAAGAAACAGAGTCAGTATTAATATTAACATTTCAGAAGGTGCCGTTGCTAAAATTAAATCTATAGATATTATCGGTAATAAGGCTTTTACTGAAAAGGATTTATTAAAGAATTTTGAATTAAGCACTACCGGCATACTTTCTTTTTATACTAAAGATGATCAATATTCCAAGCAAAAATTATCTGCTGATTTAGAACGTTTGCGTTCTTATTATCTGGATCGTGGTTATATTAATTTTACTATCAAGTCTACCCAGGTTTCGATTACCTCCGATAAAAAAGATATTTATGTGGTAGTCAATGTAGAAGAAGGTGACATATTTACCTTAGGCAGTGTCAAGCTAAGCGGTAATTTAGTAGTGCCTCCTGAGGAACTTATTGCGTTGTTACAGGTAGGGCCGACAGAGGTTTTTTCGCGTAAAAATGCAACACTAACGTCTAAAGCCATTTCTGATCGTTTGGGTGAAGAAGGTTATGCTTTTGCCAATGTGAATATGGTCCCTGATATTCATAATGATACCAAAACAGTCGATATGACATTTTTTATTGATCCTGCCGATCGGGCCTATGTCAGACGAATTAGTATGCATGGAAACCTCAAAACGCGGGATGCGGTGTTGCGCAGAGAAATGCGGCAAATGGAAGGCGCCTGGGCATCTTCAGTTAAAATTGAACGCTCTAAAGCGCGATTGAGCCGCCTGGGATATTTTGACAATGTGGGTATAGAAACGCCTAAAGTTCCTGGCACACGTGACCAGCTGGATTTAAACTTTTCAGTGACTGAAAAGTCCTCGGGTAATTTAATGGCCGGTATCGGTTATTCGCAAACTCAGGGTATTATCTACAATGCCAGTGTTACTCAGGATAATATCTTTGGTTCGGGTAAACGAGTCAGTCTCAACTTTAATAAAAGTGATGTTTCGACTCTCTACAGCTTGGGCTTTACCAACCCCTATTTTACGCGAGATGGGGTAAGCCTTGGTTATAATTTCTTGTACAAGAAAACCGATGGAGCAGCTGCCAATATTTCAAACTATCTAACCGATATCATTAGTGGTGGGGTCAATTTTGGTTTTCCAATTAATGAAAATCAACGCATTAATTTAGGTATAGATATTAAGCATACGACAATAAAAGAAGGGGATTTTGCACCACCTGAATTACCACTGTGGATAGAGCAAAATGGATCTAGTTTTTTAACCTTCCCAATTACTCTTGGGTGGGTCCGGGATACGCTGGATAAACCGATTTTTCCAACTGAAGGGAGTCAGCAACGACTTTCCGGTTTAGTGACTATTCCGGGTAGTGATTTGACCTATTATAAAGTCAGTGCAAAAGATCAGCATTATTTTAGTATCGCAAAAGATCTAGTGATAAAGGTTATGGGATCATTTGCTTATGGTAATGGTTATGGTGATACCGAGAGTTTACCATTTTTTGACAACTATTTTGGCGGTGGTGTGAATTCAGTAAGGGGTTGGCGCGATAATACCCTGGGTCCTCAAGATCACTGTAATCCACCTGTCACTGATAATCCTTGTGGTACAGGTGAGGCACGGCCATACGGTGGTAATATTAAAATCATAGGTAATACCGAGCTTATTTTTCCTATTCCATTTATGTCAGATGTCGAGTCGGTGCGTTTAATGGCATTCTTTGATATAGGATCAATTCAAGGACCTTATACCCAGCAGAACGCTAATGGTGATTTAGAGACAGTTACCCCGGGTTTTTCTTTTTCTGACTTCAGGTATTCAACCGGGCTAGCGGCTAAATGGTTATCACCTTTTGGTGCTTTACAGGTCAGCTATGCAATACCTCTGAATGATCAGGAAGGCGATCAGATACAGGCCTTCCAATTCAGCTTTGGTTCGCAGTTCTAG
- a CDS encoding SDR family oxidoreductase, which yields MKTVLITGANRGLGLEFSRQYAQAGWQVIACCRNPEKATALAQMASHDNGIRIVQLDVQNHQQIEALATELKGTAIDVLISNAGIYGDRHGFGAIDYQHWHTVMQVNVFAAVKLAEVFACNLALSEQGVFVALSSLMGSITDNTSGGSYLYRSSKAALNAAMKSLAFDFRQQGTGVIIFHPGWVRTDMGGPNGLIDVDESIAGMREQVEKFSISQTGCFINYKGAAMLW from the coding sequence ATGAAAACAGTCTTGATTACCGGTGCAAATCGTGGCTTGGGTCTGGAATTTTCCCGACAATATGCGCAAGCTGGCTGGCAGGTCATTGCCTGCTGTCGCAATCCTGAAAAAGCAACAGCACTGGCGCAAATGGCAAGCCATGATAATGGTATTCGTATAGTCCAGTTAGATGTGCAGAACCATCAGCAAATTGAGGCTCTTGCGACAGAGCTAAAAGGCACAGCTATAGATGTATTGATATCCAATGCAGGTATTTATGGTGATCGTCATGGTTTTGGGGCTATAGATTATCAGCATTGGCACACGGTAATGCAAGTGAATGTATTTGCCGCTGTAAAACTGGCGGAAGTATTTGCCTGCAATCTGGCCTTAAGCGAGCAGGGTGTTTTTGTTGCTTTAAGCAGCTTAATGGGCAGCATCACGGATAATACCAGCGGCGGAAGTTACCTCTATCGATCTAGCAAAGCTGCATTAAATGCGGCAATGAAAAGCCTTGCATTTGATTTTCGTCAGCAGGGAACCGGAGTCATCATCTTTCATCCGGGCTGGGTCAGAACAGATATGGGCGGACCGAATGGTTTGATAGACGTAGATGAAAGTATTGCGGGTATGCGCGAACAGGTTGAAAAATTCAGCATCTCACAAACAGGATGTTTTATTAATTATAAGGGTGCGGCAATGCTCTGGTAA
- a CDS encoding bile acid:sodium symporter family protein, giving the protein MNNKLIALFPIAALLFSSIAYLYPAIFVAAKGAIIPLLALVMLFMGMTLNWRHFAEALKQPLVILLTLGIQFVFMPLFAYLLAHALQLSAAQTIGLVLVGCSAGGTASNVICYLAKANVALSILMTMASTLCAVLAMPLLSYVYLNQSVEVPVVSMMRSILFIVLLPVLTGTAINSSYAHLISKVQGSFPVFSSMAIVLIIAIIVALNQQNISSLALPVIAAVVSHNLLGMTAGYFIPRLLKYDIAICRTVSIEVGMQNSGLSVALAMQYFSAAAALPGAIFSIWHNVSGSLIALYWRREK; this is encoded by the coding sequence ATGAACAATAAATTGATTGCTTTATTCCCCATCGCTGCATTGCTATTCTCTTCTATAGCCTATTTATACCCCGCAATATTTGTTGCTGCCAAAGGGGCGATTATTCCCTTATTAGCTTTAGTGATGCTATTTATGGGCATGACTTTAAACTGGCGGCATTTTGCAGAGGCGCTTAAACAGCCACTGGTTATATTGTTGACCTTAGGCATTCAATTTGTATTTATGCCACTGTTCGCTTATTTGTTGGCTCATGCTTTACAATTATCGGCAGCACAAACCATAGGTCTGGTTTTGGTAGGCTGTAGTGCGGGCGGAACAGCCTCAAATGTGATTTGTTATTTAGCCAAAGCAAATGTCGCCTTATCCATATTAATGACCATGGCATCCACTTTGTGTGCGGTATTGGCCATGCCTTTATTGAGTTATGTTTACCTGAATCAGAGTGTTGAGGTTCCCGTTGTCAGCATGATGCGCAGCATTTTATTTATCGTATTACTACCCGTGTTAACAGGCACTGCGATTAATTCATCGTATGCGCATTTGATCAGCAAGGTGCAGGGCAGTTTTCCGGTTTTTTCCAGTATGGCCATAGTGCTTATTATCGCGATAATCGTTGCACTTAATCAGCAAAATATATCCAGTCTTGCGTTGCCAGTCATTGCCGCAGTTGTTTCGCATAATCTATTAGGTATGACGGCAGGTTACTTTATTCCAAGATTGTTAAAATATGATATTGCTATCTGTCGTACAGTTAGTATAGAAGTCGGCATGCAAAACTCAGGTTTAAGTGTTGCCCTGGCCATGCAATATTTTTCTGCTGCAGCGGCATTGCCAGGTGCAATATTTAGTATATGGCATAATGTTTCCGGCTCGTTAATAGCGTTATACTGGCGACGCGAAAAATAA
- a CDS encoding transposase, with protein sequence MPLKKSVNEQYRLAATNPAQGKRPSPFKIDAMVILPEHLHCIWTLPPGDADYKTRWALIKAGFSLHRTQNPGNI encoded by the coding sequence ATGCCACTGAAAAAATCTGTTAACGAACAATATCGACTTGCTGCGACAAACCCTGCGCAAGGTAAAAGACCATCACCATTTAAAATCGATGCGATGGTTATTCTCCCTGAGCATTTACATTGCATTTGGACATTGCCACCGGGCGATGCCGATTACAAAACAAGATGGGCGTTAATCAAGGCGGGATTTTCTCTGCACAGGACGCAAAATCCGGGCAATATATAG
- a CDS encoding low molecular weight protein-tyrosine-phosphatase, with protein MFENILVVCIGNICRSPMAEALLKDALKNQDKKYTISSAGIGALVGHKPDNIACELMLEKGLDISDYRATQLNQDMIHKADLILVMESVHKEQIELKQPSAKGKVFRLGHWGSFDIADPYRQERKVFEKAVRLIEKGVKDWVNKI; from the coding sequence TTGTTTGAAAATATACTCGTCGTCTGTATCGGTAATATATGCCGAAGTCCAATGGCTGAAGCACTTTTAAAAGATGCATTGAAAAACCAGGATAAAAAATACACTATTAGCTCGGCAGGAATTGGGGCGTTGGTCGGTCATAAGCCAGATAATATCGCCTGCGAACTTATGTTAGAGAAAGGCCTGGATATATCGGATTATCGGGCGACACAATTAAATCAGGATATGATTCATAAAGCTGATCTTATTCTGGTCATGGAGTCTGTGCATAAAGAGCAAATTGAACTTAAACAACCCAGCGCAAAAGGTAAAGTATTCAGATTAGGGCATTGGGGCAGTTTTGACATAGCAGACCCTTACCGACAAGAGCGTAAAGTATTTGAAAAGGCTGTGCGGCTAATCGAAAAAGGTGTTAAAGACTGGGTGAATAAAATTTAA